Proteins encoded together in one Portunus trituberculatus isolate SZX2019 chromosome 39, ASM1759143v1, whole genome shotgun sequence window:
- the LOC123515741 gene encoding uncharacterized protein LOC123515741: MWGYPPAGCPGISTLYAAQVRPLMEYAPLTWLSCPPSYLSLLDKIQHRAQRLIRLKAPSDQPSPTMQPLQQRRDVAGLCVIFKTHKQGAPHLTALRQPWAQPHGHTTRAATSRVHQLVVPFARTETFLRSFLPRYTRMWNHLVMQTQLHCTTSLHTFKSAANAWIKQP, encoded by the exons ATGTGGGGCTACCCTCCAGCAGGGTGCCCA GGAATCTCCACCCTATATGCAGCTCAAGTCCGCCCCCTTATGGAGTATGCCCCTCTCACCTGGTTGTCCTGCCCCCCCTCATACTTAAGCCTTCTAGACAAGATCCAGCATCGAGCACAACGCCTGATACGTCTAAAGGCCCCATCAGACCAGCCGTCCCCTACCATGCAGCCTCTTCAGCAGCGTCGTGATGTGGCAGGGTTGTGTGTCATCTTCAAGACTCATAAGCAAGGCGCCCCGCACCTGACTGCACTCCGCCAGCCCTGGGCGCAGCCACATGGCCACACCACAAGAGCTGCCACATCCAGGGTTCACCAACTCGTCGTCCCTTTTGCTAGGACGGAgaccttccttcgctccttccttccacgttaCACGCGAATGTGGAACCATCTGGTTATGCAGACACAGCTTCACTGCACCACCTCCCTACACACCTTTAAGTCTGCTGCCAATGCATGGATTAAACAACCATAG
- the LOC123515742 gene encoding uncharacterized protein LOC123515742, translated as MLVTSHNFALRHRADVVAVTETWLTGEVEPTFGKVPGYSHWIRKDRENRAGGGVAACFRDGLQTQELEVTVPLQTEALFFRVVLEDNRGLLLCIMYRPPRQGRAPLDFLTEELDTLLLRHQCSHVMVVGDLNCHLEQNAYDDLLEVQGLTNHVTFPTHVRGGMLDPVLSDLPETSVRCQQLGPVGSSDHYAVLARVELNATREDAVPRTIWLWGRADWPTMRRALEEINWGETLVGDAEEQARALTTKLLILQQQYVPSRVYLSRPDDPAWFGFRCKAAAEAKHAAWLRYKRHPTQRNKALHKAACKRVVAACRWAKHRKQEDLKRKLCGPGVGGKTWWSLVKERQGAKHQDAIPPLLRPDGSTATSSWDKASLLATSFSNKMRVGDPEDKRLTCHWRLKAPSPWSQ; from the coding sequence ATGTTGGTGACCTCACACAATTTCGCCCTGCGACATAGGGCTGACGTTGTAGCAGTGACAGAAACGTGGCTCACTGGAGAGGTAGAACCAACGTTTGGTAAGGTCCCTGGGTACTCCCACTGGAtaaggaaggacagggagaacaGAGCAGGCGGAGGGGTGGCAGCTTGCTTTAGGGACGGCCTCCAAACCCAGGAACTTGAGGTGACGGTTCCTCTTCAAACGGAAGCACTGTTCTTCAGGGTGGTACTGGAAGACAACAGAGGTCTCCTCCTCTGTATCATGTACCGCCCCCCCAGGCAAGGACGGGCACCCCTGGACTTCCTGACGGAGGAACTCGACACCCTTCTTCTACGCCATCAATGCTCCCACGTGATGGTAGTGGGAGACCTAAACTGCCACCTAGAGCAGAACGCTTATGACGACCTCTTGGAGGTGCAGGGCCTAACAAATCATGTTACCTTCCCCACGCATGTGCGAGGAGGGATGCTAGACCCTGTGCTGTCAGACCTCCCCGAGACGAGCGTCCGCTGTCAGCAGCTGGGGCCTGTAGGCAGCTCGGATCATTACGCTGTCCTGGCCCGAGTCGAGCTGAACGCAACGCGAGAGGACGCTGTCCCACGCACCATCTGGCTCTGGGGGAGGGCTGACTGGCCGACCATGAGGCGTGCCCTGGAGGAGATAAACTGGGGAGAAACCTTGGTGGGTGATGCCGAGGAGCAGGCACGAGCACTCACTACTaagctcctcatcctccagcaGCAGTATGTCCCCAGCAGAGTGTATCTCTCCAGGCCTGACGATCCTGCTTGGTTTGGCTTCCGCTGCAAGGCCGCTGCTGAGGCCAAACACGCCGCCTGGCTGAGGTACAAGCGGCACCCGACGCAGAGGAACAAGGCACTACACAAGGCTGCCTGCAAACGGGTGGTAGCTGCCTGCAGATGGGCCAAACATAGAAAACAGGAGGATCTAAAACGGAAACTTTGTGGCCCAGGAGTAGGAGGCAAGACCTGGTGGAGCTTAGTCAAGGAGCGCCAAGGAGCTAAACACCAAGACgccatccctccactcctcaGGCCTGACGGTTCCACTGCCACAAGCAGCTGGGACAAGGCCTCACTCCTGGCTACAAGCTTCAGCAACAAGATGAGGGTTGGAGACCCGGAAGACAAGCGCCTCACCTGCCACTGGAGACTCAAAGCACCATCACCCTGGTCTCAGTGA
- the LOC123515743 gene encoding zinc finger BED domain-containing protein 5-like has protein sequence MVSVLKDEVSTIVDIQSDSERKRMLATQCCAVCHICLLYHTEVRWLSRGNTTRRLFELRDELLVFFTEKEHDFQKDLEDEEFISRLAYLSDIFGALNHLNLSFQGPNCTVTEFISKLGAFARKLDLWMKNVESKRYGMFELLTTLESEPSDELAQEIVHHLSLLKAELKHYFPDVTCCAYIANPFSVDPANQPVGTGEQEELIDIQADETAKTKHKECSPLNFWVSMASSYPTLARHAVPQLLIFPSTWECEQGFSAFMTIKSKSRNRLAAPGHDFRCAVSKVMPRIDQLVEKKQMQPSH, from the exons ATGGTCTCTGTGTTGAAAGACGAAGTGTCAACTATTGTAGACATTCA GTCAGACTCAGAAAGAAAACGTATGCTGGCGACTCAGTGTTGCGCTGTCTGCCACATCTGTCTCCTCTACCACACAGAAGTGCGCTGGCTCTCCCGGGGTAATACGACGAGGCGTCTCTTTGAACTGAGGGATGAACTCCTCGTATTCTTCACGGAAAAGGAACATGATTTTCAGAAAGATCTGGAGGACGAGGAGTTTATCTCAAGGTTGGCCTACCTGTCGGACATTTTTGGAGCCCTCAACCACTTAAACTTGTCGTTCCAAGGGCCCAACTGCACTGTCACAGAGTTCATCTCGAAGCTGGGAGCATTTGCCCGGAAGTTGGATCTGTGGATGAAGAACGTGGAGAGCAAACGCTACGGAATGTTCGAACTCCTGACTACCCTTGAGAGCGAGCCCAGTGATGAATTAGCCCAAGAAATCGTCCATCACCTCTCACTGCTCAAGGCTGAATTGAAGCATTATTTCCCGGATGTGACATGTTGTGCCTACATCGCCAATCCGTTCTCCGTTGATCCAGCCAATCAGCCTGTCGGGACCGGGGAACAAGAGGAACTCATAGACATCCAGGCTGATGAGACAGCAAAGACGAAGCACAAAGAATGCTCACCTTTAAACTTCTGGGTAAGCATGGCCTCCTCGTACCCAACGTTAGCCCGTCACGCTGTTCCCCAGCTACTGATTTTCCCCTCGACGTGGGAGTGCGAACAGGGGTTCTCAGCCTTCATGACCATCAAGTCGAAGAGCCGGAACCGTCTTGCTGCTCCCGGGCATGATTTCCGATGTGCTGTGAGCAAAGTCATGCCCCGCATTGaccagctggtggagaagaagcaGATGCAGCCCTCGCATtga